In Beijerinckia indica subsp. indica ATCC 9039, the genomic window CCGTAAAAAACTCACCGTCGGGTCAAAGACCTATCATTATTTTTCGTTGAAGACGGCGGAGAAGAATGGTCTCGACGGCATTTCGCAATTGCCATTCTCCATGAAAGTTCTTTTGGAGAATCTTCTACGCTACGAGGATGGCCGCACCGTCACCAAGGAAGACATTCAGTCCGTCGCTGAATGGCTGGTCAACAAAGGCAAGACCGAACGCGAAATCGCCTTCCGCCCGACTCGTGTGCTGATGCAGGATTTCACCGGCGTTCCCGCCGTCGTCGATCTTGCCGCTTTGCGCGACGCCATGACCACGCTCGGCGGCAATCCGCAAAAGATCAATCCGCTCGTGCCCGTCGATCTGGTCATCGACCATTCGGTCATCGTCGATGCCTTTGGTAGCGCCAAGGCTTTCAAGACCAATGTCGATCTTGAATATAGCCGCAATGGCGAACGTTATCGCTTCCTGAAATGGGGTCAGGAAGCCTTCGATAATTTCCGCGTCGTGCCACCGGGCACCGGTATTTGCCACCAGGTTAATCTCGAATATCTCGCCCAGACCGTCTGGACGAAGAAAGAGAAAGTGGCCAAGGGGAAGGGCAAGACCGAGACGATCGAAGTCGCTTATCCCGATTCGTTGGTCGGCACCGATTCTCACACGACGATGGTCAACGGCCTTTCGGTGCTCGGCTGGGGTGTTGGTGGCATCGAGGCTGAGGCCTGCATGCTCGGCCAGCCTCTGTCCATGCTGCTGCCGGAAGTCATCGGCTTCAAACTGACCGGCATGCTGCCACTCGGCGTGACCGCCACCGATCTCGTGCTGACCGTGACGCAGATGCTGCGCAAGAAGGGCGTGGTTGGCAAATTCGTCGAATTCTTCGGCGCCGGCCTGCATCATCTGGCGCTCGCCGACCGTGCGACCATCGCCAATATGGCGCCGGAATATGGCGCGACCTGCGGTTTCTTCCCCACCGATGAGGAAACCATCAATTATCTGACGACCTCGGCGCGCAAGACGGATCGCATCGCTCTCGTCGAGGCCTATGCCAAGGCGCAGGGCATGTTCCATACGCGCCAGACGCCCGATCCGATCTTTACCGAAACGCTCGAACTTGATCTTGCGACCGTGGTTCCCTCCATGGCCGGTCCGAAGCGTCCGGAAGGCCGCATCGATCTGGAAACGGTCGGCGCCGGTTTCAAGACGGCTCTGGAAAAGGAATATAAGAAGACCGAGAAGCCTGATGAACGCTTCCCCGTCGAGGAGAAGAATTTCGACCTTGGTCATGGTGATGTCGTCATTGCGGCGATCACCTCCTGCACCAATACGTCGAATCCGCATGTGCTCATCGGCGCTGGCCTGCTTGCCCGTAACGCGATCGAGAAGGGCTTGAGCGTCAAGCCTTGGGTGAAAACGTCGCTGGCGCCCGGCAGTCAGGTCGTCGCGGAATATCTTGCCGCCTCGGGCCTGCAGAAATATCTCGACAAGCTCGGCTTCAATCTGGTCGGTTTCGGCTGCACGACCTGCATCGGCAATTCCGGCCCGCTGCCGGCGGAAATCTCGAAGACGATCAATGATCACGGTATCGTCGCCGCCGCCGTTCTGTCCGGCAACCGCAATTTCGAAGGCCGTGTCAGCCCCGATGTGCAGGCCAATTATCTCGCTTCGCCGCCCCTCGTTGTCGCGCATGCGCTTGCCGGTACGGTTGAGAAGGATCTCGATGTCGAGCCGTTGAGCCATGACAAGAAAGGCAATCCCGTCTTCCTGCGCGATATCTGGCCGGATGATGACGAGATCGACGCCTACATCGACAAATTTGTGACCAAGAAAGTCTTCAAGGCCAAATATGCCGATGTGTTCAATGGCGATAAGAACTGGCAGCGCGTCAAGGCGCCGGCCGGCGAGACCTATCGCTGGGACATTGGCTCGACCTATGTCCAGAACCCGCCCTATTTCGTCGGCATCAAGAAAGAGCCGGAGCCGGTCAAGCCGATCGAAAATGCGCGTATCCTGGCTTTGTTCGGCGACAAAATCACGACCGACCACATTTCCCCGGCGGGCTCGATCAAGCTGACCTCACCGGCCGGCAAATATCTGCAGGAGCACCAGGTCTCCCAAGCGGACTTCAACCAATATGGCACACGGCGCGGCAATCATGAGATCATGATGCGCGGCACCTTCGCCAATATCCGCATCAAGAACTACATCCTCCAGAAGGAAGATGGCAGCGTGCCGGAAGGTGGCCAGACCAAGCACTGGCCGGATGGTGAGGAACTGTCGATCTACGACGCCGCGATGAAATATCAGGCGGAGAATGTGCCGCTCGTCATCTTCGCGGGTGCCGAATATGGCAACGGCTCCTCGCGCGACTGGGCGGCCAAGGGCACCAAGCTGCTTGGTGTGCGCGCCGTCATCGCCGAATCCTTCGAGCGTATTCACCGCTCGAACCTCGTCGGCATGGGTGTCCTGCCTTTGACCTTCGAGGACGGTTTGAGCTGGGGTAAGCTCGAGCTCAAGGGCAATGAGGAAATTACCATTCCGGGACTTGGCGCCGAGTTGAAGCCCCGTCAGAAAATGGAAGCGCAGATCAAATATGCCGACGGCTCGACCAAGACCGTCCCCTTGCTCTGCCGTATCGCCACGCTCGACGAGCTCGAATATTTCAACAACGGCGGTATTCTTCCTTACGTGCTGCGGCAATTGGCTGCCGCCTGATCTCTTGTATCGCCGGCCGAATGTCTTCTTGGCCGGTCATTAGAAAATAGGTTTAAAGGAGCGGCCACCTTGACCGAGGTGACCGCTCCTGCCTTTTTGCAGACCTGACATTCCAACGGATAGGCCCTCAGGGAAATAACAGCATGGCATATAAGCTTTTCGTTCTGCCGGGTGATGGAATCGGCCCAGAGGTCATGGCCGAGGTCGAAAAGATCGCGAGCTTTTTCACGCAAGAGGGCAGTGCGGCCTTCGAGATCGAGAAAGGACTCGTCGGTGGCTCCGCCTATGACGCCCATGGCGTGGCGATCAGCGATGCCGACATGGCTCGCGCCGATGCGGCTGACGCTGTTCTGTTAGCCGCGGTGGGAGGCCCCAAATGGGATGCGGTGCCTTATGAGGTCCGCCCCGAAGCTGGTCTCTTGCGTCTGCGCAAGGATCTGAAGCTTTTCGCTAATCTGCGCCCAGCCGTGTGCTATCCAGCGCTCGCCGACGCGTCATCCTTGAAGCGCGAGCTCGTCGATGGGCTCGACCTGATGATCGTGCGTGAATTGACGGGTGGTGTCTATTTCGGTGAGCCGAAGCAGATCATCGATCTCGGCAATGGCCAGCAACGCGCGATCGATACGCAGGTCTATGAGACCTATGAGATCGAGCGGATCGGCCGCATCGCTTTCGAGCTTGCCCGCAAACGGCGTAAGAAAGTGACCTCGTCCGAAAAGCGCAATGTCATGAGAACCGGTGTGCTCTGGCATCAGATCATCAACCGTCTGCATGATCAGGAATTTCCCGATGTCACGCTCGAACATCAGCTCGCTGATGCACTCGGCATGCAGCTCGTGCGGGCGCCGAAGCAATTCGATGTCATTGTGACGGATAATCTGTTTGGCGACATGTTGTCCGATGTCGCGGCCATGTTGACGGGGTCGCTCGGCATGCTGCCTTCGGCCTCGCTTGGCGAGGTTGATAGCCAGACCGGCAAGCGCAAGGCTCTTTATGAACCTGTGCATGGTTCGGCGCCCGATATTGCGGGCAAGGGAATTGCCAATCCAATCGCCATGATCGCCTCCTTCGGCATGGCCTTGCGTTATTCCTTCGATCTTGGCGCTCTGGCGGACAGAATTGACAATGCGATCGCCGCGACACTCGCCAAGGGTCTGCGTACCGCCGATATCAAGGGAAGCAGCACGGAGCCTACGGTTTCGACGACGCAAATGGGCGATGCCATTCTGAAGGAATTGCAGGGCGCCGCGTAAGCGAAACATCCGTTTGTATCAATGCGGATGCATGAGAACAGCGGGTTCCAAAAGGACCCGCTGATACACTCACGATCACATCAGAAGTGACACCGAGCGGGAGTGTTTGTGACTCCGATAGTTAAAAAATTTTTTATAACTGATTGCGGTTTCATAAAATTGTGAAGAAACTTTAATTGATTTTATCAGTCGTTCATTGCCTTGTTCCTATATCTTTATGGGAATGGTTTAATGAACAAATGGATTTATAGCGGGGTGCCACGGTGCGCCATGCGCGGCGAGGCGAATTTACGCTCTAAACAGGCATCAGGCGCGAGGTTTATGCCGGGAGCCAAGTCGTCGTGGTATAGCCTCGAAGTCTTAGCTTCATTTTTCTTGCTCTCTGATCCCGTGGCCGCACAGCAGGCCGGGACGCCGGTCCAATTGCAAGAAGTCGATGTGACGGCACAGGGGCAAGGCGCCTATGCATCCGAGGCCCGCTATCAGAACAAAACTGTCACTGTCGGGCCGCTCGGCGAGCGCTCGGTCCAGGACACACCTTTTTCGATTAATACGATTACACAGGATATGATCGTTAATACACAGGCGCGTGAACTCAATACGATCCTGACCTATCTTCCCTCAGTGCAAATTTCCAATCAGCAGGGCGGAGAGGTAACACGGCCACAGTCCCGCGGATTCTATGGTTCTGTCGTTCAGAATACGCGCCTTGATGGATTGAACATCATTGGTACTACGGCCATTCCGGTGGAAATATTGGACAATGTCCAGGTGCTGAACGGCATGGCCGGAGCGCTTTACGGACCGGCGGCGCCATCGGGGACATTCAGCTATACATTGAAACGGCCGACGGATGTGCCGCTTGCCCGCGCGCTCACCAGTTTCGACAGCCTTGGCGTCATGACGGGTTATGCCGATGTCAGCGCCCGCACGGGTCCGAACAATATGTTCGGTTACCGGTTCAATTTTAAACATGGGCAGGGCCAGAGCTACGTCGCCAACAGTTTCGTGGCCAATACGCTCTATAGCGGCAGTTTCGACGTTCACTTGACCGAACAGACGGTCGTGGAGCTCGACGCCTATCATTATCAAAGTCTGCAATATGGCTTGCCTGGCGCCTTTGTTTATGGAGGCAGTACGGGACAGAACCCCCTTTTGCCCGCCGCGATCGATCCCAAATTGGTCGGTTATGGACAACCGAATTACGGCACCAATCTCTCGACGGATTCCGGCGACATCAAAATCCGCCATGCGTTCAATAATGATTGGAGTTTGTTGGCCGGCGGTCTTTATCAAAATGCCAATCGCGGTCTTTCAGGCATTTCCAATACGCTGGCGAGTAACAATACAGGCAATTACACCACGACGGCAGGTTATACCGCTGCTTCGCGCTTCGATATTGGCAGCAATATGCTCTATATCAATGGGCATCTGAATACATGGGGCATCACTCATGATGTGACGATCGGAACAAACGGCTATATCAACGGCCAATATAACAATAAGAACAGCACCACTTTCATGGCGTCGTTGGGATCAGCCAGCATCGGTAATCCCATGCTTTTCGCCCCGAAGGCGATCGGTCCCACGGGCGGCCAGTATCTGGCGAGCCGTCTCTTCGAGCAGTCGATCATCGCGGCGGACACGATTCATTTCAATGATCAATGGTCGCTGCAAGGTGTGCTCAACTCGAGCTGGTTGTCGGTCGATAATTACAACGCTGCGGGAGTCAAAACGTCCCAAGACAGAGAAAACGGCGTTTTGAGCCCGACGGCGAGTGTCATGTTCAAGCCTATTGAGCAATTGACGACCTATTTCACTTTCGCTGATGGCGTGCAGCAGGGCGATACCGCCGCCTCCGGCTCAGTTAATTTTGGCCAGACGCTCGCGCCGTATCGCAGCTATCAATATGAACTCGGCGCCAAATATGCGGTGAATGAGAATTTTCTGCTGACCCTTGATGGGTTTCGGATGACTCGTCCGCTCGCTTATACGGATGCCGCGACGAAGCTCTTCCAGGTCCAGGGAGAACAACGCAATTGGGGCATCGAGTTTTTCGGCTCCGGAGCCATCACTCCCGAACTGAGTGCGGTTGGGGGTGTGACCTGGCTCGATCCGCGTCTTGAAGGAACGTCCTCCTATACGACCTCCGATAAATTGGTGATTGGTGTTCCGCATTGGACGTCTAATGTCTTTTTGGATTATCATCCCACTTGGTCGCAGGGCATCGCATTCACCTTGAATACGCGTTACGAGAGCGCAAGGGCTGCCACGACGACGAATAATTCCTGGGCTCCGGCCTATGCCACGCTCGATTTGGGCTTGCGTTATTCGACGAAAATTTATGGCTATAATTCCACGCTGCGCTTCCAGGTCGCCAATATTACCGATACCCGTTATTGGACCTCGCTTTTACTCGGAAGTATCAATGGCGTGGCTTCGACGAATACGGCGTGGATTGGTGCGCCTCGCACTTTCCAATTGACCTATGAAATGGACTTTTGATTGAGAGCGTTCTCTCAATGAGACGCCTTTGAAGCAAAAAGCCCTGATCCTCAGAGGATCAGGGCTTTTTTCAAGAGAAGCTACGCAGCGAACGATCAATCCTCGTCTGTAAAGCCGAACGGCTCACCAAGTTCTGCGGGCTGGCCAAGTTCACGAGGGGTCGCAAAACGCAGGATGTAGGCGTCACGTCCTGGCACCTGGAGAGGCGCTGGAATATTTTCATTACCGAAACGCGAGCGCTGGAAAGTCTGATCCGGCGTTCTGTTGAAGGTCGTGTTTGCGGTCACATAATTGTTCAAGCTGCCGACGGGAACGACGGGTCCGGGATCGAGAAAGCTACGCCGATTGACGGTCAAGGGCGGCCGTTCGCCGTGACGAGGGTATGCCTGCGCCTGGCGAACCGAATGTGCCGGCTTGTGATGGGCTTGGCGATGGTGGTGCGACCGTGTTTGTGAGGACGACGTCTCGGCCAAAGCACCGGATGTGGCAAACGCGGCGACCAATAAAGTCAGTATAAGCCTGGACGAACTACGCATTCGTGAATTTCCTTTTGTCTGCCATGGTACTCGGAACCCCTGGCTTGGACGCGACCCGGACACTCCTGGTGTTCGTCTTGGAGGAAGAAAGCTCCAC contains:
- the acnA gene encoding aconitate hydratase AcnA, producing the protein MASLDSFKSRKKLTVGSKTYHYFSLKTAEKNGLDGISQLPFSMKVLLENLLRYEDGRTVTKEDIQSVAEWLVNKGKTEREIAFRPTRVLMQDFTGVPAVVDLAALRDAMTTLGGNPQKINPLVPVDLVIDHSVIVDAFGSAKAFKTNVDLEYSRNGERYRFLKWGQEAFDNFRVVPPGTGICHQVNLEYLAQTVWTKKEKVAKGKGKTETIEVAYPDSLVGTDSHTTMVNGLSVLGWGVGGIEAEACMLGQPLSMLLPEVIGFKLTGMLPLGVTATDLVLTVTQMLRKKGVVGKFVEFFGAGLHHLALADRATIANMAPEYGATCGFFPTDEETINYLTTSARKTDRIALVEAYAKAQGMFHTRQTPDPIFTETLELDLATVVPSMAGPKRPEGRIDLETVGAGFKTALEKEYKKTEKPDERFPVEEKNFDLGHGDVVIAAITSCTNTSNPHVLIGAGLLARNAIEKGLSVKPWVKTSLAPGSQVVAEYLAASGLQKYLDKLGFNLVGFGCTTCIGNSGPLPAEISKTINDHGIVAAAVLSGNRNFEGRVSPDVQANYLASPPLVVAHALAGTVEKDLDVEPLSHDKKGNPVFLRDIWPDDDEIDAYIDKFVTKKVFKAKYADVFNGDKNWQRVKAPAGETYRWDIGSTYVQNPPYFVGIKKEPEPVKPIENARILALFGDKITTDHISPAGSIKLTSPAGKYLQEHQVSQADFNQYGTRRGNHEIMMRGTFANIRIKNYILQKEDGSVPEGGQTKHWPDGEELSIYDAAMKYQAENVPLVIFAGAEYGNGSSRDWAAKGTKLLGVRAVIAESFERIHRSNLVGMGVLPLTFEDGLSWGKLELKGNEEITIPGLGAELKPRQKMEAQIKYADGSTKTVPLLCRIATLDELEYFNNGGILPYVLRQLAAA
- the leuB gene encoding 3-isopropylmalate dehydrogenase, encoding MAYKLFVLPGDGIGPEVMAEVEKIASFFTQEGSAAFEIEKGLVGGSAYDAHGVAISDADMARADAADAVLLAAVGGPKWDAVPYEVRPEAGLLRLRKDLKLFANLRPAVCYPALADASSLKRELVDGLDLMIVRELTGGVYFGEPKQIIDLGNGQQRAIDTQVYETYEIERIGRIAFELARKRRKKVTSSEKRNVMRTGVLWHQIINRLHDQEFPDVTLEHQLADALGMQLVRAPKQFDVIVTDNLFGDMLSDVAAMLTGSLGMLPSASLGEVDSQTGKRKALYEPVHGSAPDIAGKGIANPIAMIASFGMALRYSFDLGALADRIDNAIAATLAKGLRTADIKGSSTEPTVSTTQMGDAILKELQGAA
- a CDS encoding TonB-dependent receptor, whose protein sequence is MAAQQAGTPVQLQEVDVTAQGQGAYASEARYQNKTVTVGPLGERSVQDTPFSINTITQDMIVNTQARELNTILTYLPSVQISNQQGGEVTRPQSRGFYGSVVQNTRLDGLNIIGTTAIPVEILDNVQVLNGMAGALYGPAAPSGTFSYTLKRPTDVPLARALTSFDSLGVMTGYADVSARTGPNNMFGYRFNFKHGQGQSYVANSFVANTLYSGSFDVHLTEQTVVELDAYHYQSLQYGLPGAFVYGGSTGQNPLLPAAIDPKLVGYGQPNYGTNLSTDSGDIKIRHAFNNDWSLLAGGLYQNANRGLSGISNTLASNNTGNYTTTAGYTAASRFDIGSNMLYINGHLNTWGITHDVTIGTNGYINGQYNNKNSTTFMASLGSASIGNPMLFAPKAIGPTGGQYLASRLFEQSIIAADTIHFNDQWSLQGVLNSSWLSVDNYNAAGVKTSQDRENGVLSPTASVMFKPIEQLTTYFTFADGVQQGDTAASGSVNFGQTLAPYRSYQYELGAKYAVNENFLLTLDGFRMTRPLAYTDAATKLFQVQGEQRNWGIEFFGSGAITPELSAVGGVTWLDPRLEGTSSYTTSDKLVIGVPHWTSNVFLDYHPTWSQGIAFTLNTRYESARAATTTNNSWAPAYATLDLGLRYSTKIYGYNSTLRFQVANITDTRYWTSLLLGSINGVASTNTAWIGAPRTFQLTYEMDF